The region GGTGGCGAGGTCCGTCCGGTCCTGACGTTGCCGAGCCTGCTGGCTTTCCTCGGCGATGCACCTACCGCCGAGCAGATCGACGCGGCGCTGGAGCTGTTCCCCAGCTACCTGCGCTCCGCGGCGGTGGCACCCGACCGCAGGTCGGCGCTGATGATCTTCGGGCTTCAGCTGCGCGATCTGGACGCGCAGAACCGGCTCCTGCAGGACGTCCGGGACGCCCTTCCGGCCCTGCCACCCGGGTACTCGGCTGATCTTGTCGGGCTGCCGGTTGCGGCCGGCCGGGGGTACGACCTCATCTCCGAGGGGCGCTACCTGGCCAACCTCGCCGGCATCGCGGTGGCGGGCGTGGTGCTGGCGATCGGGCTGCGGCGGCGCACCGACGCCCTGCGGGCGACGGCGGCGGCGCTGCTGGCCACCGGGTGGGGGCTGGCGATCATCTGGTTGGTGGGTGGCTCCCTGAGTCCCCTCACAGTTGCACTCGGCTCCCTCATCACGGTGACCGGGTGCGAGTTCCTGGTGCTGCTCGCCGAGGCCCGGCGGAGCGGTGAGCGGTGGTTGCGGCGCAGTGTCGCGTTCGCCTGCCTGACCTCAGCGATCGGTTACGCCGCTCTGGCGGCGTCACAGCTGCGGTTGGTGCGCGAATTCGGCGTGGTCCTGACGGTGGCTGTGATGTTGTCCTATCTCGCAGCGCTGGCTGTGATGTGGATCTTCCCGCCGGGGCTGGGGCCCGCGGTCGGGAGCGGAAGTGCACGTGGACGCGTGCGGGTTGCGAGAAGAACGGAGGTGGTGGTGTGAGGGGAACGAAGGTGTTCCGCAGCGCCGCGGGCGAGACGACGAGGTGGCTGCGTCAGCGGCCGCTGCTGGTGCCCCGACCGGGGAAGACCTGGTACCTCAGCGCCGTAGCGCTCGCGGTGCTTGCTACCGGGGCCGGCACTCAGATCGCGGTCGCCCAGATCACGGCCCTGCCTGCCGACGCGGCCTTCCGGATTCACGACACCATGCTCACCGAGCAGCAGCTGACGGACCGGGTCCGGGCCCTCGAGGCGCTCTATGGGGTGCGACGCCCCGATGATCCGGCGGCTGTGGACCGGTTCAACCGAGATTCGGCGAAGGCCGTAGCCGTGAGCGAGATACTGGATTCGGCGGCCGAGGAAGAGGGCGTCGTCATCCCGGAGAAGGCGGCTCAGGATGAGCTGGAGAAGCTGCTCACCCAGACCTACCCGGCTGGGCGCGGCGACTTCATCGCCCGGTTGGGTCAGGTCGGGCTGTCCGAGCCCGAGGTGCTTGCCGAGATCCGGCGGCAACTGACGAACGCGACGCTCTTCGACCAGGTCACCCGTGACATTCCTCCGGTGACCGACGCTGATGTCCAGCAGGCCTACGACACCCGTCGCGATGAGATGGCCGAGCCGGAGAAGCGCCACGTACGCAACATCGTGGTCGCTTCCGAGGTCGAAGCCCGGAACGCGGTCGATCGGCTGAAGGCAGGCGAGGACTTCGGTGCAGTCGCTCGCAGCGTCTCGCTGGACGGAAGCACCAAGGACAAGGGCGGCGATCTCGGAACGGCGGTGCGCCAGCAGCTGGATCCCGGCTACGGCGACGAGGCCTTTCGCGCGGCTGCCAACTCCGTGTTCGGTCCGGTAGAGACCCAGCACGGGTGGAATGTCGGTCAGATTCTCGAGGTCACGCCTGCGGTCCCGCTGTCGCTGGAGCAGGTCCGAGATCCACTACGGCAGAAGCTGGAGGGGGAACGCAGGCTCGGGCGGTGGAACGGCTGGCTCGGCGAGAAGATCCGAGCGGCCGAGGTCGAGTACGCGCCGCGGTACCGGCCCGCCGATCCTGACGCACCGCCCGGCGACGTGCCGCGATGATCGGGCTCCTGCTGGTGGCCGGCTCGGCAGTGCTGTTCCTGCTCGGTTACTGGGGGAGGTGCAATGCCGAGGATCTCGTGCCGGTCTCGCTCGATGCGGACGAGCGTGCCCGCCGCACCCGGGTGCTCCGGCGTGGATCGCTGGCCTGCTGCGCGGTGGCCATGTTGTTCCTGATCGCGAGCATCGGCGCCTTCTTCTGAAGGCGGTGGAGTTTCGGTAGTTAACACGGATGCGGCACAACCCCTGTCCCGGCGATGGTGCCTTCGACCCGCAGCGCCGGTCGTGGAGCTCCGGGCAGGACGGCGCTGCCTCGACCGGGCGACGACCCGCGAACCTCGCAGCGTCGAGACGTTGGTTCCGGTCACTCGCAACGCCGGCGTCGCAGGGCACCAGGGGCGAATCAAAGAAGGGCGAGCGCAATGACGATCGGTTACAGCGGTGCCGAGAAGATCGATGATCTGCTCGATCCGGCGCAGGGTCTGGTCAGCCGGCATGTGTTCTCGGATCCGGCGATCTATGAGATGGAGCTGCAGCGGATCTTCGCGCGGTGTTGGCAGTTCCTCGGGCACGAGTCGCAGGTGCCGCGGCCCGGGGATTTTGTGAGTGCGTATCTGGGTGAAGACCCGGTGATGTTGGTGCGGCAGGACGATGGATCTCTGGCTGCGTTCCTGAATGTGTGTCGGCATCGTGGTATGCGGATCTGCAAGTTGGATGCGGGGAACGCGGCGGGGTTTTCCTGTAGTTATCACGGGTGGGCCTACGACCGGCGTGGGAAGATCGTGGATGTTCCGTTCGGGGAGATGTATGAGAACGCTCCTCTGGACGACAGTTGGGCGGCTGTGCCGGTGGCGCAGGTGGCCAGTTACAAGGGTTTGATTTTCGGGACGTTCGATCCGGATGCGCCGTCGTTGGTGGAGTATCTGGGTGATATGGCGTATTACCTCGATGTGTTGGTGGATCGTCGGGAGGGTGGCACCGAGTTGGTCGGTGGTGCCAACAAGTGGATCATTGACAGCAACTGGAAGTACGGGGCGGAGAACTTCGTCCAGGACGGCCATCACGCCTTCGCCTCGCACATCTCGGCGCTGATGGCGGTGCAGCCCGACGAAGCCGAGGTCACGGACTTCCCTGGCGGGTGCACGGTGTCGCCGGGGAGTGGCCACGGTGGTGGATGGTTCGAAGGACCGACGCTCGAGATGGTCGTTCGCGATCCTGTCCTGCTCCGCTACCACCAGGACGTGGTGCGCCCGGAGTCGATCCGCCGGTTGGGTGCCGACCGCGATCCGGTGCACAACGTCGCTGCCTTTACTGTGTTTCCGAACTTCTCATTCCTGACCGGCGTCCAAACCATCCGGGTCTGGGTGCCGCGCGGTCCGAACCACATGGAGGTGCGGTCCTGGACGATTGTCGACAAGGCCGCGCCCCAGGAGGTCAAGGACGCGCAACTGCGGCTGGTCCGAACCACGTTCAGCCCCAGCGGAATCCTGGAGCAGGACGACGGCGAGAACTGGTCGATGTGCCAGGACACGATGCGTGGTCACGTTTCGCGGCAGCTGAACTCCAACATGCGAATGGGAATGGGCAAGCGGGTCGACGCCGATATCGCGGTGCCCGGTCGGGTGATGCACGGCTGGAACGAGGAGCCGGGACGCGGGTTCTTCGAGCGCTACCGCCACCTGATGTCCGAACCCACCTCGCGGGCCTGGCTGGAGAGGTAAGGGCCGAACGGGAAAGGCAACAACATGATCACAGAGCGTGGTGCGTGCGCCGGCCGCACGCCCCCCGACGATCAGCCACCGCTGCCAGTCGAACTCGTGACGGCGTCTCCTGCCCCGGCGGTCCCGGTCAACATCGTGTTCGCCGGCGGGTGCTCCCATGCGGCGGCCTTGCCGGCCGGCCCCGCAATCGACCCGCCCGATGCCGCTGCTCGTCTGAGTGCCGGCTACGCGCGGCTTTCACAGGACATCGCCGCAGCCGCGCCGGACCTGATGATCGTGATCACGGACCGCCATCAGCAGAGCTTCTCGACCGGCACGTTCGTCGTCGGCACCGGCGAGCGCCACACCGGCTCGATGGCAGTTCGCGATCGGCCCGACCTGGATCTATCTCTTAAGGGGATGCCGGCATATGCCTACGCGATCGCGGACTGCTTGCGCGCCGAGGGGGTGGAGGTGACGGAGGTGGGTCGGGTCGACCTCGATCACGGGTTGATCGTGCCGCTCCGAGAGCTGCTACCGCGTCCGGGCATCCCAGTCGTCCCGATCGTCACTCAGCCGGCGCGTGGCTTCTCCCCGTTCGGAGCCCGGTCCTTCGGCGAGGTGCTCCGATATGTCGTCGAAGCCCGCGAGGAGCGCATCGCCGTTCTGGCCACCGGTGGTCTGTCGCACCGGCTGGACCCGGGAGAGGTCGGCAACAG is a window of Pseudonocardia sp. T1-2H DNA encoding:
- a CDS encoding peptidyl-prolyl cis-trans isomerase, with the protein product MRGTKVFRSAAGETTRWLRQRPLLVPRPGKTWYLSAVALAVLATGAGTQIAVAQITALPADAAFRIHDTMLTEQQLTDRVRALEALYGVRRPDDPAAVDRFNRDSAKAVAVSEILDSAAEEEGVVIPEKAAQDELEKLLTQTYPAGRGDFIARLGQVGLSEPEVLAEIRRQLTNATLFDQVTRDIPPVTDADVQQAYDTRRDEMAEPEKRHVRNIVVASEVEARNAVDRLKAGEDFGAVARSVSLDGSTKDKGGDLGTAVRQQLDPGYGDEAFRAAANSVFGPVETQHGWNVGQILEVTPAVPLSLEQVRDPLRQKLEGERRLGRWNGWLGEKIRAAEVEYAPRYRPADPDAPPGDVPR
- a CDS encoding aromatic ring-hydroxylating oxygenase subunit alpha gives rise to the protein MTIGYSGAEKIDDLLDPAQGLVSRHVFSDPAIYEMELQRIFARCWQFLGHESQVPRPGDFVSAYLGEDPVMLVRQDDGSLAAFLNVCRHRGMRICKLDAGNAAGFSCSYHGWAYDRRGKIVDVPFGEMYENAPLDDSWAAVPVAQVASYKGLIFGTFDPDAPSLVEYLGDMAYYLDVLVDRREGGTELVGGANKWIIDSNWKYGAENFVQDGHHAFASHISALMAVQPDEAEVTDFPGGCTVSPGSGHGGGWFEGPTLEMVVRDPVLLRYHQDVVRPESIRRLGADRDPVHNVAAFTVFPNFSFLTGVQTIRVWVPRGPNHMEVRSWTIVDKAAPQEVKDAQLRLVRTTFSPSGILEQDDGENWSMCQDTMRGHVSRQLNSNMRMGMGKRVDADIAVPGRVMHGWNEEPGRGFFERYRHLMSEPTSRAWLER
- a CDS encoding DODA-type extradiol aromatic ring-opening family dioxygenase, with product MITERGACAGRTPPDDQPPLPVELVTASPAPAVPVNIVFAGGCSHAAALPAGPAIDPPDAAARLSAGYARLSQDIAAAAPDLMIVITDRHQQSFSTGTFVVGTGERHTGSMAVRDRPDLDLSLKGMPAYAYAIADCLRAEGVEVTEVGRVDLDHGLIVPLRELLPRPGIPVVPIVTQPARGFSPFGARSFGEVLRYVVEAREERIAVLATGGLSHRLDPGEVGNSDVEFDSHVLQMLHDGRGPELGDLDPYTLLRHGHHEFLNWLVMLGMIGPGVRGEVYAYEPMPQSGGARAVVNMLLSERKTPAA